The genomic interval CTTTTTTAATCCACCTAGATATTTAAAATTATTTGAAGTTGTTCCTGGACCAGATTGTAAACAAGAAGTTACTGATTTCTTAATGGAATACGGTTCTAAATTTTTAGGAAAAACTTCAGTTTTAGCAAAAGATACACCAGCTTTTATTGGTAATAGAATTGGAATTTTCGGGATTCAATCTTTATTTCATCAAGTAAAAGAATTAGGATTAACTATAGAAGAAGTTGATAAATTAACAGGTCCAGTAATTGGACGTCCAAAATCTGCAACCTTTAGAACGGTTGACGTAGTTGGTTTAGACACTTTAGTACATGTTGCAAATGGTATTTATGAGAATTGTCCAGATGATGAAGCTCATGAGCTATTTAAACTTCCAGAATTCATCAATACAATGATGGAAAACAAATGGTTAGGAAGTAAAACAAAACAAGGTTTTTATAAAAAAACTGTAAATGCAGAAGGTAAAAAAGAAATATTATCATTAGACCTAAATACCTTAGAATATAGATCAAAAAAACGAGCGAAATTTGCAACTTTAGAATTAACAAAAACAATTGACAAACCTATTGACAGGTTTAAAGTATTGGTTAATGGTAAAGACAAAGCAGGGGAATTTTACAGGAAAAACTTCTCAGCAATGTTTACGTATGTAGCAAACAGAATTCCAGAAATTTCAGACGAATTATACAAAGTAGATGATGCAATGAAAGCAGGTTTCGGTTGGGAAAATGGTCCTTTCGAAATTTGGGATGCTGTCGGTATAGAAAAAGGTATTCAATTAATGAAAGCAGAAGGTAAAGAACCTGCTGCTTGGGTAACTGAAATGGTTGCAAAAGGAGAAACCTCTTTTTATACCATTAAAGAGGGTGCTACTTATTTTTATGATATTAATGAGAAGAAACAAGTTAAAAAACCTGGTCAAGATGCATTTATCATCTTAGACAATATTAGAAAATCTAATGAAGTTTTCAAAAACTCTGGGGTAGTTATTGAAGATTTAGGAGACGGAATATTAAACTGTGAATTTCAATCTAAAATGAATACCATTGGTGGTGATGTTTTAGTTGGAGTTAATAAAGCAATTGATATTGCAGAAAAAGATTTCCAAGGATTAATAATTGGTAACCAAGCAGCAAATTTCTCTGTAGGTGCTAATATTGGAATGATCTTTATGATGGCTGCAGAGCAAGAATATGACGAATTAAATGCAGCTATTAAATATTTTCAAGATTCTATGATGCGTATGCGTTATTCATCAATCCCAACAATTTCTGCTCCACATGGAATGGCTTTAGGCGGTGGTTGTGAAATCTCTTTACACGCTGATAAAATCGTTGCAGCTGCAGAAACCTATATGGGGTTAGTAGAGTTTGGTGTTGGTGTAATTCCTGGCGGTGGTGGTTCTAAAGAAATGGCATTAAGAGCATCCGACTTATTCAATAAAGGCGATGTTCAATTAAACGTTTTACAAGAACATTTCTTAACCATTGGGATGGCAAAAGTATCAACATCGGCTTACGAAGCATTTGACCTTAATTTAATGCAAAAAGGAAAAGATGTTGTTGTTGTAAATAAAGAACGTCAAATTGCAATTGCTAAAAAACATGCATTGCTAATGGCAGAATCTGGATATACTCAGCCTGCAAAACGTAAAGATGTTTTAGTATTAGGAAAACAAGCATTAGGAATGTTCTTAGTTGGAACAGACTCTATGAATGCTAGTAAATATATTTCAGAACACGATCAGAAAATTGCAAACAAATTAGCCTATGTAATGGCAGGTGGAGATTTATCTGAACCTACCAGAGTATCAGAGCAATATTTATTAGATATTGAACGTGAAGCATTCTTAAGTTTATGTACAGAACGTAAAACTTTAGAAAGAATTCAGCACATGTTAAAAACTGGAAAACCATTACGCAATTAAAATTGTGAGTGATTAGTTGTAAGTTTTTAGTGATTTGTAAAACACTAAAAAAGTACTAACAACTAAAAACTAAGCACTAAAAACTAGATATTATGAAAACAGCATATATAGTAAAAGGATACAGAACAGCAGTTGGTAAAGCACCAAAAGGATTGTTCAGATTTAAAAGAGCTGATGAATTGGCAGCAGAAACCATCGAGTATATGATGAAGGAATTGCCAGATTTTGACAAAAAACGTATCGACGATGTTATCGTTGGTAATGCAATGCCTGAAGGATCACAAGGTTTAAACATGGCGCGATTAATTTCTTTAATGGGATTAAAAATTGAAGATGTACCAGGTGTAACTGTAAATCGCTTTTGTTCTTCAGGATTAGAAACTATTGGTATGGCAGTTGCAAAAATTCAGTCAGGAATGGCAGAATGCATTATTGCTGGAGGAGCAGAAAGTATGAGTTCTGTACCAATGACTGGTTTTAAACCCGAATTAAATTATGATGTAGTAAATTCTGGTCATGAAGATTATTATTGGGGTATGGGAAATACTGCAGAAGCAGTTGCAAATGAATTTAATATCTCCAGAGAAGATCAAGATGAATTTGCACTAAACTCGCATTTAAAAGCTTTAAAAGCACAATCAGAAGATCGTTTTCAGTCTCAAATTGCTCCAATAGAAGTTGAGCAAACCTATATTGGTGCGAACGGAAAAAAAGCAACAAAAAAATATACAGTAAATAAAGATGAAGGACCAAGAAAAGGTTCTAACATAGCTGGTTTAGCAAGATTGCGCCCAGTATTTGCAGCAAACGGAAGTGTTACCGCTGGTAACTCTTCACAAATGAGTGATGGTGCAGCTTTTGTTATGGTAATGAGTGAAGACATGGTTAAAGAATTAAACCTCGAGCCAATCGCAAGAAT from Lutibacter sp. Hel_I_33_5 carries:
- a CDS encoding 3-hydroxyacyl-CoA dehydrogenase/enoyl-CoA hydratase family protein — its product is MTRRIKKVAIIGSGIMGSGIACHFANIGVDVLLLDIVPRELNDKEKAKGLTLEDKVVRNRLVNDALTASLKSKPSPIYNQKFASRITTGNLDDDIAKVSDVDWIMEVVVERLDIKKIVFEKLEKHRTPGTIISSNTSGIPIKFMNEGRSEDFQQHFAVTHFFNPPRYLKLFEVVPGPDCKQEVTDFLMEYGSKFLGKTSVLAKDTPAFIGNRIGIFGIQSLFHQVKELGLTIEEVDKLTGPVIGRPKSATFRTVDVVGLDTLVHVANGIYENCPDDEAHELFKLPEFINTMMENKWLGSKTKQGFYKKTVNAEGKKEILSLDLNTLEYRSKKRAKFATLELTKTIDKPIDRFKVLVNGKDKAGEFYRKNFSAMFTYVANRIPEISDELYKVDDAMKAGFGWENGPFEIWDAVGIEKGIQLMKAEGKEPAAWVTEMVAKGETSFYTIKEGATYFYDINEKKQVKKPGQDAFIILDNIRKSNEVFKNSGVVIEDLGDGILNCEFQSKMNTIGGDVLVGVNKAIDIAEKDFQGLIIGNQAANFSVGANIGMIFMMAAEQEYDELNAAIKYFQDSMMRMRYSSIPTISAPHGMALGGGCEISLHADKIVAAAETYMGLVEFGVGVIPGGGGSKEMALRASDLFNKGDVQLNVLQEHFLTIGMAKVSTSAYEAFDLNLMQKGKDVVVVNKERQIAIAKKHALLMAESGYTQPAKRKDVLVLGKQALGMFLVGTDSMNASKYISEHDQKIANKLAYVMAGGDLSEPTRVSEQYLLDIEREAFLSLCTERKTLERIQHMLKTGKPLRN
- a CDS encoding acetyl-CoA C-acyltransferase, which encodes MKTAYIVKGYRTAVGKAPKGLFRFKRADELAAETIEYMMKELPDFDKKRIDDVIVGNAMPEGSQGLNMARLISLMGLKIEDVPGVTVNRFCSSGLETIGMAVAKIQSGMAECIIAGGAESMSSVPMTGFKPELNYDVVNSGHEDYYWGMGNTAEAVANEFNISREDQDEFALNSHLKALKAQSEDRFQSQIAPIEVEQTYIGANGKKATKKYTVNKDEGPRKGSNIAGLARLRPVFAANGSVTAGNSSQMSDGAAFVMVMSEDMVKELNLEPIARMASYAAAGVPPRIMGIGPVAAIPKALKQAGLQQNDIGLIELNEAFASQSLAVIRELGLNPDIINVNGGAIALGHPLGCTGGKLSVQLFDEMRKRDMKNKYGMVTMCVGTGQGAAGIFEFLN